One genomic region from Bacillus sp. SLBN-46 encodes:
- a CDS encoding S41 family peptidase produces MNRKWIALLMTVSLLTGAGGTYAGMQLLDQKVDVPVQEQAIPTKPEADSNVNTEDLEKVQQAYDLILSRYVEKVDQEKLVEGAIQGMLSVLKDPYSVYMDKETAQQFTQTLESSFEGIGAEVGMVDGKIVIVSPFKDSPAEKAGIKPNDQILKVDGKSVEGLDLNKATLKIRGKKGTSVTLEIARKGLKDPLSIDVKRDEIPLETVHASVKKHDGKKVGYIELTSFSENTAQDFKKELKALENDHINGLIIDVRGNPGGLLDSVGEILKEFIPKDKPYVQIQQRNGKKERYFSTISKKKDYPVVVLVNKGSASASEILAGSLQEAAGYQLVGETTFGKGTVQQAVPMGDGSNIKLTLFKWLTPDGNWIHKKGIKPDVVIKQPAIFATHPIQVDKPLEKDMNNEQVKNAQEILAGLGFAPGRKDGYFSPETDMAIKGFQQQNDLPPTGKIDEKTAAKLEEAAVKAMKKEKNDLQLQMALRLITK; encoded by the coding sequence ATGAATCGTAAATGGATTGCCTTATTAATGACGGTTTCGCTGCTTACAGGAGCAGGCGGCACCTACGCTGGAATGCAACTCTTAGATCAAAAGGTAGATGTACCTGTACAAGAGCAAGCGATTCCAACAAAACCTGAAGCAGATTCAAATGTTAATACTGAGGACCTGGAAAAAGTACAACAGGCCTATGACTTAATTTTAAGCCGCTATGTTGAAAAAGTGGACCAGGAAAAACTAGTTGAGGGTGCCATTCAAGGGATGCTATCTGTATTAAAGGATCCATATTCAGTTTATATGGATAAAGAGACAGCGCAGCAATTCACACAAACGCTTGAATCCTCCTTTGAAGGAATTGGGGCAGAAGTGGGAATGGTAGATGGGAAAATTGTGATTGTTTCCCCTTTTAAAGACTCTCCTGCTGAGAAAGCTGGCATCAAACCAAATGATCAAATCTTAAAAGTCGATGGGAAGAGTGTAGAAGGGCTAGATCTAAATAAAGCAACATTAAAGATACGTGGAAAAAAGGGGACATCCGTCACATTGGAGATTGCTAGAAAAGGGTTAAAGGATCCACTATCCATTGATGTCAAGCGCGATGAAATTCCACTTGAAACTGTCCATGCCTCTGTAAAGAAGCATGATGGTAAGAAGGTGGGCTATATCGAGCTAACGTCCTTCTCCGAAAATACGGCTCAGGATTTTAAAAAGGAATTAAAAGCATTAGAAAATGACCATATTAATGGGTTGATTATTGATGTGCGTGGCAACCCGGGTGGTTTATTAGACAGTGTCGGTGAGATTTTGAAGGAGTTTATACCGAAGGATAAACCATATGTTCAAATTCAACAGCGCAATGGAAAAAAAGAACGGTATTTCTCCACTATTTCTAAGAAAAAGGATTATCCAGTAGTCGTTCTTGTGAATAAAGGAAGTGCTTCTGCATCAGAAATATTGGCGGGCTCCTTGCAAGAGGCAGCAGGCTATCAGCTCGTGGGAGAAACTACTTTTGGAAAAGGAACGGTTCAGCAGGCGGTACCAATGGGAGATGGAAGCAACATTAAATTAACTCTATTTAAATGGCTGACTCCTGATGGAAACTGGATTCATAAAAAAGGAATTAAACCGGATGTAGTGATCAAACAGCCAGCAATTTTTGCGACCCATCCCATTCAAGTGGATAAGCCCCTTGAAAAGGATATGAACAATGAACAGGTAAAGAATGCTCAAGAAATATTAGCGGGATTGGGATTTGCTCCCGGCAGGAAAGACGGCTATTTTAGTCCAGAAACGGATATGGCGATAAAAGGCTTCCAGCAGCAGAATGACCTGCCACCCACAGGGAAAATTGATGAAAAAACAGCAGCCAAGCTGGAAGAAGCAGCTGTAAAAGCTATGAAAAAAGAGAAAAATGATTTGCAACTACAAATGGCACTACGGTTAATCACAAAATAA
- a CDS encoding MFS transporter, producing the protein MSQGAGKALEDRAAWLQPYLDSPEKQQQLYRRTLMIVVLSQIFGGAGLAAGITVGALLAQDMLGTDSFAGLPAGLFTLGSAVAALIVGRLSQRYGRRFGLAAGFLTGGIGAIGVVLSAVTNNVFLLFASLFVYGAGTATNLQARYAGTDLASSTQRATAVSIAMVSTTFGAVAGPNMVQVMGRFALSIGVPALAGPFILAATAFIFAGLVLLIFLRPDPLLVAQAIAAEKRNGTDNSVVNNPHTLSVNNRGIMVGATIMVLTQMVMIAIMTMTPVHMRHHGHGLGQVGMVIGIHVAAMYLPSLLTGILVDKIGRTMMAIASGATLLAAGIMGAIVPADSMIGLVIALALLGLGWNFGLISGTAIIIDATTPSTRARTQGSVDVLIALSGASGGALSGMIMAQTSFGTLSLAGGFLSLLLIPVVIWSRRK; encoded by the coding sequence ATGTCGCAAGGTGCAGGAAAAGCATTAGAAGATCGAGCTGCTTGGTTACAACCTTATCTTGATTCTCCCGAAAAACAACAACAATTATATAGACGGACGTTAATGATCGTCGTCCTTTCACAAATCTTTGGTGGTGCTGGACTCGCTGCCGGTATAACCGTCGGAGCACTTCTTGCTCAGGATATGCTTGGTACAGATAGCTTTGCAGGACTTCCAGCTGGTTTATTTACATTGGGTTCTGCTGTCGCTGCCTTGATTGTAGGAAGACTCTCTCAACGGTATGGACGCCGGTTCGGGCTAGCCGCAGGATTTTTGACGGGCGGAATTGGTGCGATCGGTGTTGTCCTTTCTGCGGTAACAAATAATGTTTTTCTGCTATTTGCCTCACTATTCGTCTATGGTGCAGGTACGGCAACCAATCTTCAGGCACGCTATGCAGGGACAGATTTAGCTAGTTCCACTCAACGGGCAACAGCTGTGAGTATCGCCATGGTATCAACCACATTCGGAGCCGTTGCTGGACCAAACATGGTGCAGGTCATGGGAAGATTTGCACTTTCCATTGGAGTGCCAGCGTTAGCAGGCCCATTCATTCTAGCAGCTACTGCCTTTATTTTCGCTGGTCTAGTACTGCTCATTTTTCTAAGACCTGACCCTCTACTAGTGGCACAGGCAATTGCAGCAGAAAAAAGAAACGGAACGGACAATTCGGTAGTTAACAACCCACATACTTTAAGTGTCAATAATCGTGGAATTATGGTTGGAGCTACGATCATGGTCTTAACGCAGATGGTAATGATTGCTATTATGACCATGACACCGGTGCATATGAGACACCATGGACACGGGCTGGGTCAAGTAGGAATGGTTATTGGCATTCATGTTGCGGCTATGTACTTGCCATCTCTTCTCACTGGAATTCTTGTAGATAAAATTGGCCGTACGATGATGGCTATCGCTTCTGGAGCTACGTTACTTGCTGCGGGTATTATGGGGGCAATTGTACCTGCTGATTCTATGATTGGACTTGTCATTGCACTTGCTCTTCTAGGTCTTGGATGGAACTTCGGCTTGATTAGTGGGACAGCCATTATCATAGATGCGACCACTCCTTCCACACGTGCAAGAACCCAGGGTTCTGTTGATGTATTGATCGCATTATCGGGGGCATCAGGCGGAGCTTTATCCGGGATGATTATGGCACAAACAAGCTTCGGAACACTTTCATTGGCTGGCGGGTTCCTTTCTCTCCTGCTTATCCCAGTTGTGATTTGGTCTCGAAGAAAATAA
- a CDS encoding TetR/AcrR family transcriptional regulator: MTDIKKTDKRIVRTKRLIRDALTELMEEKGFEGLTVRDLTEKADINRGTFYLHYQDKYDLLEKSEAEILTEIVKITQLIQPKDILTFNQNTALPFIIKLFELFHENSSFMKVILGPKGDAKFQGKLRDIIKKTFLQNVISKIKKDEMLVPADYLFSYVSSAHLGVIQHWLETGMEKTPQEMAMILSRITFLGPGHVAGINK; this comes from the coding sequence ATGACGGATATAAAGAAAACGGATAAACGCATTGTACGGACGAAACGCTTGATTCGGGATGCTCTGACAGAATTAATGGAGGAAAAAGGATTTGAAGGACTCACTGTCCGTGATTTAACGGAAAAGGCGGATATTAACCGAGGAACTTTTTATCTGCATTATCAGGATAAATATGATTTGTTAGAGAAGAGTGAAGCGGAGATTTTAACCGAAATTGTGAAAATAACTCAACTGATCCAGCCAAAGGATATTTTGACCTTCAATCAAAATACCGCATTACCTTTTATCATTAAGCTTTTTGAACTATTTCATGAAAATTCAAGTTTTATGAAAGTAATCTTAGGACCAAAAGGGGACGCAAAATTTCAGGGAAAACTACGGGATATCATAAAAAAAACCTTCCTCCAAAATGTCATTTCCAAAATAAAAAAGGATGAAATGCTCGTACCAGCCGACTATCTTTTTTCTTACGTCAGCTCTGCCCATCTTGGTGTGATTCAGCATTGGTTAGAAACTGGAATGGAAAAAACACCACAGGAAATGGCCATGATCTTATCGCGAATAACCTTTTTAGGACCTGGACATGTGGCAGGAATTAACAAATAG
- a CDS encoding ABC transporter ATP-binding protein: MKSTIKVEQVSKSFGKKTVLSNVNLTIEKGQLFGFIGPSGAGKTTLVKMIVGMEKADTGSIHVLDQKMPNLALMQEIGYMAQSDALYVDLTGEENLKLFASLYKIKKADQKKRIAYVSSLVNLTDDLKKRVAAYSGGMKRRLSLAIALIQDPKILILDEPTVGIDPELKLSIWKEFLRLKEEEQKTIIVTTHVMDEAERCDYVAMVRDGRILTSGSPSDLKASYETDNFDEVFLRAGVRQS, translated from the coding sequence ATGAAATCAACCATAAAAGTGGAACAAGTCAGTAAAAGCTTTGGAAAAAAAACAGTTTTGAGCAATGTGAACCTAACGATTGAAAAAGGACAATTGTTTGGATTTATCGGCCCTTCTGGAGCTGGAAAAACGACACTCGTTAAAATGATCGTCGGAATGGAAAAAGCAGATACAGGTTCCATCCATGTATTAGATCAAAAAATGCCTAACCTTGCACTAATGCAGGAGATCGGTTATATGGCTCAATCCGATGCCTTATATGTAGACTTAACAGGTGAGGAAAACTTAAAGCTGTTTGCTTCCCTTTATAAGATAAAAAAGGCAGACCAGAAAAAGCGGATTGCCTACGTCTCTAGCCTAGTCAATCTGACAGACGACCTAAAGAAACGAGTAGCTGCCTATTCAGGGGGAATGAAACGAAGGCTATCCCTTGCCATTGCTTTAATTCAAGACCCGAAAATCTTAATCCTGGATGAACCCACTGTGGGAATCGATCCCGAATTAAAACTGTCTATTTGGAAGGAGTTCTTACGGTTAAAAGAGGAAGAGCAAAAAACGATTATCGTGACTACTCATGTCATGGATGAAGCAGAGAGATGCGATTATGTGGCAATGGTTCGAGATGGTCGAATTCTAACAAGCGGATCTCCTTCGGATTTGAAGGCGTCATATGAAACAGATAATTTTGATGAGGTATTCTTACGAGCGGGGGTAAGGCAATCATGA
- a CDS encoding putative ABC transporter permease, whose protein sequence is MSLSFLNNMDFRHLELISIEGAARIVFYFTVYSFIGWLLENSYSFFTKQIFFKENFLYGPFKPMYGFAPILLVYLISPKTHWAIVLFLCVAIPTLVEYVSGALLQKLFHKQWWDYSGTSLQLHGHICLPFSICWGILSLIGLQWVHPAIASLYEAVAPYWGWIWSAVGLYFLADLVLAIRRHSLQEILTEEPTNPIQ, encoded by the coding sequence ATGAGTCTTAGCTTTTTAAATAATATGGATTTCAGACATTTGGAGTTGATTAGTATCGAAGGAGCTGCGAGGATCGTGTTTTATTTCACGGTGTATTCATTCATTGGCTGGCTGCTCGAAAATAGCTATAGCTTCTTCACTAAACAAATATTTTTCAAGGAGAATTTTTTATATGGACCCTTTAAACCGATGTATGGTTTTGCGCCAATCCTTTTGGTCTATTTGATATCACCAAAAACACATTGGGCGATTGTTCTGTTCCTCTGTGTAGCAATTCCAACGTTAGTGGAGTATGTAAGTGGTGCATTACTCCAAAAACTTTTCCATAAACAATGGTGGGATTATTCGGGGACTTCGCTGCAGCTTCATGGACATATTTGTTTACCTTTTTCTATTTGCTGGGGGATCTTATCGTTAATTGGTTTGCAGTGGGTTCACCCTGCTATCGCTTCATTATATGAGGCAGTCGCTCCTTATTGGGGGTGGATCTGGTCGGCAGTGGGCTTATACTTCCTTGCAGACCTCGTATTAGCGATTCGGAGACACTCTTTACAGGAAATCCTAACCGAAGAACCAACCAATCCGATTCAATAG
- a CDS encoding peptidoglycan DD-metalloendopeptidase family protein, protein MRKSMMTLTVAVLVGFGTTFGGFSTKTEAESISKLKGEQNKIQDQRSDVKSDMNAANDKINSIKDQQVDVKTEMKRIDYAIEDATNKINEKTAKIEETKAEITKLQKETEVLKERIKARNELLKERARSYQETGGLVNYLDVLMGSSSFSDFIDRANAVATIMQADQDIIRKQEADRKELEEKQAQVKKDLASLEKMVADLETLNRQLATQKAEKDRLLATLVTQEQEEQEHMMDLKEQEQILASQEAAIQKAIKLEQEAQARAAAQAKQSSSSTGSSSSGGGASSGATPGVSSGYWTQPAVGVLSSGFGGRGSEMHFGVDIANRTKVPILAAADGVVIKSYYSSSYGNCIFISHSINGQVYTTVYAHMSSRIAGNGAVVKKGQQIGVMGNTGASRGQHLHFELHKGPWTQDKRYAISPVGIVPLP, encoded by the coding sequence ATGAGAAAATCAATGATGACGCTGACCGTTGCTGTACTGGTCGGGTTTGGAACCACGTTCGGAGGTTTTTCTACTAAAACTGAAGCGGAATCAATCTCCAAGCTAAAAGGTGAACAAAATAAAATTCAAGACCAACGTTCTGATGTAAAGTCAGATATGAATGCAGCAAACGATAAAATCAATTCAATAAAAGATCAGCAAGTAGATGTTAAAACTGAAATGAAACGCATCGATTATGCGATTGAAGACGCGACTAATAAAATAAATGAAAAAACCGCCAAGATTGAAGAAACAAAGGCTGAAATTACTAAGCTTCAAAAAGAAACAGAGGTTCTAAAGGAACGGATTAAAGCTCGTAACGAACTATTGAAGGAACGAGCTCGAAGCTACCAAGAGACTGGTGGCTTGGTTAATTACCTTGATGTGTTAATGGGTTCTTCAAGCTTCAGCGATTTTATTGATCGGGCAAATGCGGTAGCAACCATTATGCAGGCCGATCAGGACATAATTAGAAAGCAAGAGGCTGACAGAAAGGAGCTTGAGGAAAAGCAGGCTCAGGTAAAAAAAGATCTTGCTAGTTTGGAAAAGATGGTTGCAGACTTAGAAACATTAAATCGTCAATTAGCTACCCAAAAGGCAGAAAAAGATAGATTATTAGCTACTCTTGTCACACAAGAACAAGAAGAGCAAGAACACATGATGGACTTAAAAGAGCAGGAGCAAATCCTTGCATCACAAGAGGCTGCCATTCAAAAAGCAATCAAGTTGGAGCAAGAGGCCCAAGCTAGAGCAGCAGCTCAAGCAAAGCAATCTTCTTCTAGTACTGGAAGCTCAAGCAGTGGCGGTGGCGCTAGTTCTGGAGCAACGCCAGGTGTATCAAGTGGATACTGGACACAGCCAGCGGTGGGGGTATTAAGTTCAGGATTCGGAGGCCGTGGATCAGAGATGCACTTTGGTGTTGATATTGCCAATAGAACAAAGGTACCAATCTTAGCTGCAGCAGACGGTGTAGTTATTAAATCCTACTATTCTAGCAGTTATGGTAACTGTATATTCATCTCCCACTCCATTAATGGACAAGTATATACAACTGTCTATGCACATATGTCATCACGGATTGCTGGAAACGGAGCAGTTGTGAAAAAAGGCCAACAAATTGGTGTAATGGGTAATACAGGTGCATCAAGAGGACAGCATTTACACTTTGAACTTCATAAAGGGCCGTGGACACAGGACAAGCGTTATGCGATTAGTCCAGTTGGAATAGTGCCACTGCCATAA
- a CDS encoding nitrous oxide reductase accessory protein NosL, whose translation MKINFIKMTLLTLISLLLISGCGKEENKPVAINEKTDKCEICHMAVKDNQFSTEIILEKGKSIVFDDIGCMYKWMEENKDQQIASSFVKDYQTKEWIDPEKASFVYDKPIKTPMAYNVIAFSDKKNAESFINKNGGTLLTYDKLSDHSWERNEDMVKEMKEKMMQMKMNGGKEGMDMEHSEDSH comes from the coding sequence ATGAAAATCAATTTTATAAAAATGACTTTATTAACACTCATTTCTTTACTACTAATCTCAGGTTGTGGAAAAGAAGAAAACAAACCAGTTGCGATTAACGAAAAAACCGATAAGTGTGAAATCTGTCATATGGCCGTTAAAGATAATCAGTTCTCTACTGAAATCATCCTTGAAAAAGGAAAATCCATTGTTTTTGATGATATTGGCTGCATGTACAAGTGGATGGAAGAAAATAAGGATCAGCAAATAGCAAGCTCATTTGTAAAGGACTATCAAACAAAGGAATGGATTGATCCAGAGAAGGCTTCTTTTGTATACGATAAGCCCATTAAAACACCAATGGCCTATAACGTGATCGCTTTTTCAGATAAAAAAAATGCAGAGTCATTCATCAACAAAAATGGGGGCACGCTATTAACCTATGACAAACTTTCTGATCACTCATGGGAAAGAAACGAAGACATGGTGAAAGAGATGAAAGAAAAAATGATGCAAATGAAAATGAATGGTGGAAAAGAAGGAATGGATATGGAGCATTCTGAAGACAGCCACTAA
- a CDS encoding PDZ domain-containing protein, translating to MVQIWLVELLKGTGKLFLHPVLYYLVFLSGILGVMRVKRERKNFHIRAHDAYFELRQLFPPGVLVGLVLSVIIIATGITVPFAAILLIAGFTFIWSLTTNVRLMSPAYTAGAAFFTIILMAENNWSIPLFSKAFHSISDKVYPSVVIVMGLLLIAEGILIFKNGSKGTSPKLAISKRGQRVGVHEVKRLWMLPLFLLIPGDTLQLPFDWWPVFHLGAKEYSIILVPFAIGFQQQIKGMLPKEAIQLHGWRVSVLGVFITILSILGYWYPLSSIVIAAIAVIGREIITLMTVLKDDNLPFYFSKKNNGLMIIGIIPESPASKMGLKVGEIISKVNGAQVRDEATFYEALQKNRAHCKLDVLDSNGEVRFVQRALFEGDHHELGILFVPDEHKYDAKIG from the coding sequence TTGGTGCAAATATGGCTTGTGGAACTACTTAAAGGAACAGGCAAGTTATTTCTTCATCCTGTTTTATACTATCTCGTTTTCCTATCTGGAATACTAGGCGTAATGAGGGTGAAACGTGAGCGGAAAAATTTCCATATTCGAGCACATGATGCTTATTTTGAACTGCGGCAGCTATTTCCGCCGGGAGTGTTAGTGGGTCTTGTTCTATCCGTGATCATTATTGCAACAGGCATTACCGTACCATTCGCGGCCATTCTTTTGATAGCTGGATTTACATTCATTTGGTCACTAACCACAAATGTCCGGCTCATGTCGCCAGCCTATACAGCAGGTGCTGCATTTTTTACCATCATTTTAATGGCTGAAAATAATTGGTCTATCCCGCTTTTTTCAAAGGCTTTTCATTCTATTAGTGACAAGGTTTACCCATCTGTTGTAATCGTTATGGGACTCTTGTTAATTGCTGAAGGGATTCTAATTTTTAAAAATGGTAGTAAGGGAACCTCTCCTAAGCTAGCAATAAGCAAACGGGGCCAAAGGGTAGGCGTTCATGAAGTAAAGCGACTATGGATGCTGCCATTATTCTTACTTATTCCAGGTGACACTCTTCAGCTGCCATTCGACTGGTGGCCAGTATTTCACCTAGGAGCAAAGGAATACTCAATCATCCTAGTTCCGTTCGCCATAGGCTTTCAACAGCAGATTAAAGGAATGCTTCCAAAAGAAGCGATACAGCTTCATGGTTGGAGAGTCAGTGTTCTAGGTGTTTTCATTACTATTTTATCGATTTTAGGTTATTGGTACCCGTTATCATCCATCGTCATAGCTGCGATTGCTGTGATTGGACGGGAGATCATTACGTTAATGACTGTTTTGAAGGATGATAATCTTCCGTTTTACTTTTCAAAAAAGAACAATGGTTTGATGATTATAGGAATTATCCCTGAGTCGCCAGCAAGTAAAATGGGATTGAAAGTTGGGGAGATTATTTCCAAAGTAAATGGAGCTCAAGTCCGAGATGAGGCGACCTTCTATGAAGCTTTACAGAAGAACCGCGCCCATTGTAAGCTTGATGTCCTTGATTCAAATGGAGAAGTTCGGTTTGTCCAACGTGCGCTATTCGAAGGTGATCACCATGAACTGGGGATTCTCTTTGTACCAGACGAGCATAAGTATGACGCGAAAATTGGATAA
- a CDS encoding ABC transporter permease: MRVIALIKRICQQMLRDKRTLALLLVAPLLILTLMYFLFNGSTVQPKLGVTGVDDQLVKVLKEAKITVKSYENVTGKTVVKDDLDGFLEQDNRQFKLTLLNDDPSAAKGLQMKVNQAIAGQSQAKLLQQNPAAAKMMQTNLETKYVYGDKDTIFFDVLSPILVGFFVFFFVFIISGIGLLRERTTGTLERLMSTPIRRWEIVTAYLIGYGIFAVIQTIIVVFYSINILDIVLVGSVWNVLLTNLLLALVALSLGILLSTFAASEFQMMQFIPIAVIPQVFFAGIFPIEGMANWLQGIAKIMPMYYAGDALKGVMYRGASISDISSDLLALVIFAAIFVVLNIFSLKKYRKL; the protein is encoded by the coding sequence ATGAGAGTCATTGCGTTAATTAAAAGAATCTGTCAGCAAATGCTACGGGACAAACGGACTTTGGCTCTATTATTAGTTGCTCCCTTACTAATCTTAACCCTGATGTATTTTTTATTTAACGGGAGCACTGTTCAACCTAAATTAGGTGTAACTGGAGTAGATGATCAGCTTGTCAAAGTTCTAAAAGAGGCAAAAATAACGGTTAAATCTTATGAAAATGTCACAGGAAAAACGGTCGTTAAGGATGATCTTGATGGCTTCCTGGAACAAGACAATCGACAATTTAAGTTAACCTTACTAAATGATGATCCATCAGCAGCGAAGGGCTTACAAATGAAGGTGAACCAGGCGATAGCTGGACAGTCTCAGGCTAAATTGTTGCAACAAAACCCAGCAGCTGCAAAAATGATGCAAACCAACCTTGAAACAAAATACGTGTATGGTGATAAAGATACCATCTTTTTTGATGTCCTTAGCCCCATATTAGTTGGATTTTTCGTTTTCTTCTTTGTCTTTATTATTTCTGGTATTGGACTGTTGCGAGAACGCACCACCGGCACATTAGAACGGTTGATGTCCACTCCGATTCGCCGTTGGGAGATTGTCACAGCGTATTTAATCGGTTATGGTATTTTCGCTGTGATTCAAACGATTATTGTTGTCTTTTATTCTATTAATATTTTAGACATTGTGCTTGTCGGTTCGGTTTGGAATGTATTGCTGACTAATTTATTGCTGGCATTGGTTGCTTTGTCACTTGGTATCCTATTATCAACCTTTGCTGCATCAGAATTTCAAATGATGCAATTCATCCCGATTGCGGTCATTCCACAGGTGTTTTTTGCAGGGATATTTCCCATTGAAGGGATGGCCAACTGGCTGCAAGGCATTGCTAAAATTATGCCGATGTATTATGCCGGCGATGCATTAAAAGGTGTGATGTATAGAGGAGCTAGTATTAGCGATATCAGTAGTGACCTACTGGCGTTGGTCATTTTCGCCGCTATTTTCGTCGTCCTAAATATCTTTTCATTGAAGAAGTACCGAAAATTATAA
- a CDS encoding NosD domain-containing protein: MRVLVKLLLFAGMFSLVGGRGNTTQISLQSLINAAPEGGTVRLEAGTYREDIVINKPVVIEGEKGAVIKTCSSKPTVTITGKNVTLKDLKIESCQRDKGKVVVKISGMNHRLENLQIQTSHQGIQLENVEKSNFLYINLSGNGKKNGFDLWESHHNRFEGIKINHFEDGFYMENSHYNTFIGNTIQNSRYGMHVMFSDNITLIRNVSKSNFSGAMIMGTHQSIIKENQLIENNQNVNAQGLLLYDVHQSTIEDNDISHNRVGLFMENSSENTMENNEFIANFVGAQINKINSNVIEHNLFVSNLNDIQATKAPDNTIQNNYWDAAWKLDTDGDGKSNLSHSADPYFLNLAKETPPYQLFFQHPGLVLLQKMLKSPDSILVKDQAPLMNMEGRQTTRTEPHTVLLWILSLFMISSSLFIIYLGRKKA, translated from the coding sequence ATGAGAGTTTTAGTGAAACTACTGTTATTTGCGGGGATGTTTAGTTTAGTAGGAGGAAGGGGGAATACAACTCAAATTTCTCTTCAATCACTAATTAATGCTGCCCCAGAAGGTGGTACAGTCAGGCTGGAGGCAGGAACTTATCGGGAAGACATTGTCATCAATAAACCTGTTGTCATAGAAGGTGAAAAAGGAGCAGTCATTAAAACCTGTTCCTCTAAACCCACAGTAACAATAACAGGAAAAAATGTAACCCTTAAAGACTTAAAAATAGAGAGCTGTCAAAGGGATAAAGGTAAAGTCGTGGTCAAAATCAGCGGAATGAATCATCGACTTGAGAACCTACAGATTCAGACCAGTCATCAAGGAATTCAGTTGGAAAATGTAGAAAAGTCAAATTTCCTTTATATAAACCTTTCAGGAAATGGGAAGAAAAATGGATTTGACCTTTGGGAATCCCATCATAATAGGTTCGAAGGAATAAAGATCAACCACTTCGAAGACGGGTTCTACATGGAAAACAGTCATTATAACACCTTTATCGGCAACACCATTCAAAACTCAAGGTACGGGATGCACGTGATGTTTTCCGACAATATCACGCTTATTCGGAATGTGTCGAAAAGCAACTTTTCAGGGGCTATGATTATGGGCACCCATCAATCGATTATTAAAGAAAATCAGCTGATTGAAAATAATCAAAATGTGAATGCGCAAGGCTTGCTGCTCTATGATGTCCACCAATCCACCATTGAGGACAATGACATCTCACATAATCGAGTCGGTCTTTTTATGGAAAATTCAAGCGAGAATACAATGGAAAACAATGAGTTTATTGCTAATTTCGTAGGCGCACAAATCAATAAAATTAATAGCAACGTAATCGAGCATAATCTATTTGTTAGTAATCTGAATGACATCCAGGCAACAAAGGCACCTGATAATACTATACAAAATAATTATTGGGATGCGGCATGGAAGCTCGATACAGATGGAGATGGGAAGAGTAATCTCTCGCATAGCGCCGACCCTTATTTTCTAAATCTTGCAAAGGAAACACCACCATACCAGCTATTCTTTCAGCACCCGGGACTTGTACTGTTGCAAAAAATGTTAAAAAGTCCTGATAGTATACTGGTTAAGGATCAAGCACCACTCATGAACATGGAAGGTAGGCAAACTACCAGAACAGAACCACACACCGTACTCTTGTGGATTTTAAGTCTGTTCATGATTTCTAGTAGTCTATTCATTATCTATTTAGGGAGGAAAAAAGCATGA